The proteins below are encoded in one region of Segatella copri:
- the rpsJ gene encoding 30S ribosomal protein S10 has protein sequence MSQKIRIKLKSYDHQLVDKSAEKIVKAVKATGAIVSGPIPLPTHKRIFTVNRSTFVNKKSREQFQLSDFKRLIDIYSSTAKTVDALMKLELPSGVEVEIKV, from the coding sequence ATGAGTCAGAAAATCAGAATTAAGCTGAAGTCTTACGACCACCAGTTGGTTGACAAGTCAGCTGAGAAGATTGTGAAGGCTGTAAAGGCAACAGGCGCTATCGTTAGCGGTCCTATTCCATTGCCAACACACAAGCGTATTTTTACTGTAAACCGCAGTACTTTCGTTAACAAGAAGTCTCGCGAGCAGTTCCAGCTCTCAGATTTCAAGCGTCTCATCGACATCTACAGCTCAACAGCTAAGACAGTTGATGCCTTGATGAAGCTTGAATTGCCAAGTGGTGTAGAAGTAGAAATCAAAGTCTAA
- a CDS encoding DUF3467 domain-containing protein — MEENKNNQQQQNQFQMGISPEVAEGTYSNLALITHSSSDFILDFACALPGMPAPQIKSRVIMAPEHAKRLLQALQSNIYNYEQSFGKIKLSDEQERTIAPFGTPKGEA; from the coding sequence ATGGAAGAAAATAAGAATAATCAACAGCAGCAGAATCAGTTCCAGATGGGCATCAGCCCTGAAGTTGCAGAGGGTACATACTCTAACTTGGCACTGATTACTCATTCTAGTTCAGACTTCATCTTGGATTTTGCATGTGCACTTCCTGGCATGCCTGCACCTCAGATCAAGAGTCGTGTTATCATGGCACCTGAGCATGCTAAGCGATTGCTCCAGGCATTGCAGAGCAATATTTATAACTATGAGCAGTCCTTCGGTAAAATTAAGTTGTCTGATGAGCAAGAACGTACAATCGCTCCATTTGGCACACCAAAGGGTGAGGCATAA
- the rpoC gene encoding DNA-directed RNA polymerase subunit beta', translating into MAFKKDTKVKNNFTKITIGLASPEEILENSYGEVTKPETINYRTYKPERDGLFCERIFGPTKDYECACGKYKRIRYKGIVCDRCGVEVTEKKVRRERSGHIELVVPVAHIWYFRSLPNKIGYLLGMPTKKLDAVIYYEKYVVIQPGILEGKTDADGLELNGSHKLDLLSEDEYMALLDQYDPNGDNELLDDTDPNKFIAKMGAEAIYQLLQNVDLDSLSYELRDRANNDSSQQRKTEALKRLQVVEGFRASKGINKPEWMIMKIIPVTPPELRPLVPLDGGRFATSDLNDLYRRVIIRNNRLKRLVEIKAPEVILRNEKRMLQEAVDSLFDNSRKSSAVKSESNRPLKSLSDSLKGKQGRFRQNLLGKRVDYSARSVIVVGPELKMGECGLPKLMAAELYKPFIIRKLIERGIVKTVKSAKKIVDRREPVIWDILENVMKGHPVMLNRAPTLHRLGIQAFQPKMIEGKAIQLHPLACTAFNADFDGDQMAVHLPLSNEAVLEAQILMLQSHNILNPANGAPITVPSQDMVLGLYYITKIRPGAKGEGLTFYGPEEALIARNEGRCDLHALIKVVVDDLVDGTIQKRMVETSVGRVIVNGIIPDEVGFFNDVISKKTLRGLISNVIKAVGMAKACEFLDGIKNLGYRMAYVAGLSFNLGDIIIPPEKEAIVERGRKEVEEITNNYNMGFITNKERYNQVIDAWTHVNTDLGNILMKEMTEADQGFNAVYMMLDSGARGSKDQIKQLSGMRGLMAKPQKAGAEGAQIIENPILSNFKEGMSVLEYFIASHGARKGLADTAMKTADAGYLTRRLVDVSHDVIITEEDCGTLRGLVCTALKNGDEIISSLYERILGRVSVHDVIHPTTGELIVKSGEEITEAKAKAIDESPIESVEIRSVLTCESKKGVCMKCYGRNLATARMVQLGEAVGVIAAQAIGEPGTQLTLRTFHAGGIASNAAANAKIAAKNKSRIEFDELSTVPFVEEDEEGNDIKCEKVVSHLAEIRFVDPNTNIVLATLNVPYGSSLYHKEGEIVEKDTVIARWDPFNAVIVSQYAGTLKFNDVQKDQTYRAEVDETTGLEEKIITDSKNKAMVPSCDVIDANGEILGTYNFPVGGHLAVEDGQTINTGEVLVKIPRAVGGAGDITGGLPRVTELLEARNPSNPAVVSEIDGEVTMGKVKRGNREIIVTSKTGDQKKYLVSLSKQILVQEHDAVRAGTPLSDGSVTPGDILAIMGPTAVQEYIVNQIQDVYRLQGVAINDKHFEVVVRQMMRKVRIDDPGDTTFLEQELVDKLDFAEENDRIWGKKVVTDGGDSESLKPGQIITARRLRDENSALKRRDLKLVQVRDAVSATSTQILQGITRAALGTKSFMSAASFQETTKVLNEAAIRGKVDYLEGMKENVICGHLIPAGTGLRQWDKLIVGSKEEYERMQANKKNVLDYADSPIGE; encoded by the coding sequence ATGGCTTTCAAAAAAGATACAAAGGTAAAGAATAATTTTACGAAGATTACCATCGGTCTCGCTTCGCCAGAGGAGATCTTGGAAAATTCGTATGGTGAGGTTACTAAACCGGAAACCATTAATTATCGTACATATAAGCCGGAGCGTGATGGCTTGTTCTGCGAGCGTATTTTTGGTCCTACTAAGGACTATGAATGCGCCTGCGGCAAGTACAAGCGTATCCGTTATAAGGGAATCGTCTGCGACCGATGCGGTGTAGAGGTTACAGAGAAGAAAGTTCGTCGTGAACGCTCTGGTCACATTGAGCTTGTCGTACCTGTTGCTCATATTTGGTATTTCCGTTCTCTTCCAAATAAGATTGGTTACCTTTTGGGTATGCCGACCAAGAAACTTGATGCTGTCATTTACTACGAGAAGTATGTAGTTATCCAGCCTGGTATTCTTGAGGGAAAGACTGATGCTGATGGTCTTGAATTGAACGGTTCTCACAAACTTGATCTCTTGTCAGAAGATGAATATATGGCTCTTCTTGACCAGTATGATCCTAATGGTGACAATGAACTTTTGGACGATACGGACCCTAATAAGTTTATAGCAAAAATGGGTGCTGAAGCAATTTATCAGTTGCTCCAGAATGTAGACCTTGACTCTTTGTCATACGAACTCCGCGATCGCGCCAATAACGATTCAAGTCAGCAGCGTAAAACTGAGGCTCTGAAGCGTCTGCAAGTTGTAGAAGGCTTCCGTGCTAGTAAAGGTATTAACAAGCCAGAATGGATGATCATGAAGATTATTCCTGTTACTCCACCTGAGCTTCGTCCGTTGGTACCATTGGATGGTGGTCGTTTTGCAACATCAGACTTGAATGACCTCTATCGTCGTGTGATTATCCGTAACAACCGTTTGAAGAGATTGGTTGAAATCAAGGCTCCTGAGGTTATTCTCCGTAACGAGAAGCGTATGTTGCAGGAGGCTGTTGACAGCTTGTTCGACAACTCACGCAAGAGTTCTGCTGTAAAGAGTGAGAGCAATCGTCCTTTGAAGTCACTCTCTGACTCTTTAAAGGGTAAGCAGGGTCGTTTCCGTCAGAACTTGCTGGGTAAGCGTGTTGACTATTCTGCCCGTTCTGTAATCGTTGTAGGTCCAGAGTTGAAGATGGGTGAGTGTGGTCTTCCAAAACTGATGGCTGCAGAGCTTTACAAACCATTTATCATCCGTAAGTTGATTGAGCGTGGTATCGTAAAGACTGTTAAGAGTGCCAAGAAGATTGTTGATCGTCGCGAGCCAGTTATCTGGGATATTCTTGAGAATGTAATGAAGGGTCATCCGGTTATGTTGAACCGTGCCCCTACGCTTCACCGACTCGGTATCCAGGCATTCCAGCCTAAGATGATTGAGGGTAAGGCTATTCAGTTGCATCCATTGGCATGTACAGCGTTCAACGCCGACTTCGATGGTGACCAGATGGCTGTTCACCTTCCATTGAGCAATGAGGCTGTTTTGGAGGCTCAAATCCTGATGCTTCAGAGTCATAACATTCTCAACCCAGCTAATGGTGCGCCTATCACCGTTCCTTCTCAGGATATGGTGCTTGGTCTTTACTATATTACTAAGATTCGTCCAGGTGCAAAGGGTGAGGGCTTGACATTCTATGGTCCTGAAGAGGCATTGATTGCTCGTAACGAGGGCCGATGTGATCTTCATGCTTTGATTAAGGTTGTAGTTGACGACTTGGTTGATGGTACAATCCAGAAGCGAATGGTAGAAACTTCTGTTGGACGTGTCATCGTTAATGGTATCATTCCTGATGAAGTTGGCTTCTTCAATGATGTGATTTCCAAGAAAACCCTCCGTGGTTTGATTTCTAATGTTATCAAGGCTGTTGGTATGGCTAAGGCTTGTGAATTCCTTGATGGAATCAAGAACTTAGGTTATCGTATGGCTTATGTCGCAGGATTGTCATTCAACCTTGGTGATATTATTATTCCACCAGAGAAGGAAGCTATTGTTGAGCGCGGTCGCAAGGAGGTTGAGGAAATTACCAATAACTATAATATGGGTTTCATCACCAACAAGGAACGATACAACCAGGTTATTGATGCGTGGACTCACGTAAATACAGATTTGGGTAATATCTTGATGAAGGAGATGACCGAAGCTGATCAGGGATTCAACGCCGTATACATGATGCTTGATTCCGGAGCCCGTGGTTCTAAGGATCAGATTAAGCAGTTGTCTGGTATGCGTGGTTTGATGGCTAAACCTCAGAAGGCTGGTGCAGAGGGCGCGCAGATCATCGAGAACCCTATCCTTTCTAACTTTAAGGAGGGTATGTCTGTATTGGAGTACTTTATCGCTTCTCACGGTGCCCGTAAGGGTCTTGCTGATACCGCTATGAAGACTGCCGATGCCGGTTACTTGACTCGTCGTCTTGTAGACGTTTCTCACGATGTTATCATCACCGAAGAGGATTGTGGTACATTGCGTGGCTTGGTTTGTACAGCTTTAAAGAATGGTGATGAGATTATTTCATCTCTTTATGAGCGTATTCTGGGTCGTGTTTCTGTGCATGATGTTATTCATCCAACAACTGGTGAACTGATTGTCAAATCTGGTGAAGAAATTACCGAGGCTAAGGCAAAGGCTATAGATGAATCTCCTATCGAGAGTGTTGAAATTCGTTCGGTTCTCACATGTGAGAGCAAAAAGGGTGTCTGCATGAAGTGCTATGGCCGTAACTTGGCAACAGCCCGTATGGTGCAGCTGGGTGAAGCCGTTGGTGTCATCGCTGCTCAAGCTATTGGTGAGCCAGGTACTCAGTTGACTCTCCGTACATTCCACGCCGGTGGTATTGCATCTAATGCTGCTGCCAATGCTAAGATTGCTGCGAAGAATAAGTCTCGTATCGAGTTTGACGAGTTGAGCACAGTACCATTCGTAGAGGAAGACGAGGAAGGCAACGATATCAAGTGCGAAAAGGTAGTAAGCCACTTGGCTGAAATCCGTTTCGTGGATCCTAATACAAACATCGTTCTTGCAACTTTGAATGTTCCTTACGGTTCTTCATTGTATCACAAGGAGGGTGAAATCGTAGAGAAGGATACTGTTATCGCCCGTTGGGATCCATTCAACGCCGTTATCGTCAGCCAGTATGCCGGTACATTGAAGTTCAATGACGTTCAGAAGGATCAGACTTATCGTGCTGAGGTCGATGAGACTACAGGCTTGGAGGAGAAGATTATCACCGATTCCAAGAATAAGGCAATGGTTCCATCTTGTGATGTTATCGATGCTAATGGTGAAATCCTTGGTACATACAACTTCCCTGTAGGTGGTCACTTGGCTGTTGAGGATGGACAGACAATTAATACCGGTGAGGTTTTGGTTAAGATTCCTCGTGCTGTAGGTGGTGCAGGTGATATCACTGGTGGTCTCCCTCGTGTAACTGAGCTTCTTGAGGCTCGTAACCCTTCTAACCCTGCTGTTGTATCTGAAATCGATGGTGAGGTAACTATGGGTAAGGTAAAGCGTGGTAATCGTGAGATCATCGTGACATCTAAGACAGGCGATCAGAAGAAGTATCTTGTATCTCTTTCTAAGCAGATCTTGGTACAGGAACATGATGCTGTACGTGCTGGTACTCCTCTTTCTGATGGTAGTGTAACTCCTGGCGATATTCTCGCCATCATGGGTCCTACCGCTGTTCAGGAGTATATTGTTAACCAGATCCAGGACGTTTACCGTCTTCAGGGTGTGGCTATTAATGATAAGCATTTTGAGGTTGTGGTACGTCAGATGATGCGTAAGGTTCGTATTGACGATCCAGGTGATACTACCTTCTTGGAGCAAGAGTTGGTTGATAAACTTGACTTTGCAGAAGAGAATGATCGTATCTGGGGTAAGAAGGTTGTTACTGACGGTGGTGATAGTGAAAGTCTCAAACCAGGTCAGATCATAACGGCTCGTAGATTGCGTGATGAGAATTCTGCATTGAAGCGTCGCGACTTGAAACTTGTACAGGTTCGTGATGCTGTATCTGCAACTTCTACACAGATCCTCCAGGGTATTACTCGTGCTGCTCTTGGTACTAAGAGCTTTATGAGTGCTGCATCATTCCAGGAAACTACTAAGGTTTTGAATGAGGCTGCTATCCGTGGTAAGGTTGATTACCTTGAGGGTATGAAGGAGAATGTTATCTGTGGTCACTTGATTCCTGCAGGTACTGGTCTTCGTCAGTGGGATAAGCTCATCGTAGGCTCTAAAGAAGAATATGAGCGTATGCAGGCTAATAAGAAAAATGTGCTCGACTATGCTGATTCTCCAATAGGAGAATAA
- the rplD gene encoding 50S ribosomal protein L4, whose product MEVSVLDIKGQETGRKVALNDAVFGIEPNDHVLYLDVKQYLANQRQGTAKSKERSEMSGSTRKLGRQKGGGGARRGDINSPVLVGGARVFGPKPRDYRFKLNKKVKILARKSALSYKAQESAIVMLEDFTFEAPKTKEFLSIIKNLKIEGKKVLFVLPESNKNVYLSARNLQRAEVILASNVNSYKVLNADVVVITEKSLETIDQILTK is encoded by the coding sequence ATGGAAGTTAGCGTATTAGATATCAAAGGTCAGGAGACCGGCCGCAAGGTAGCTCTTAATGATGCAGTCTTCGGCATTGAGCCTAACGATCACGTTCTCTATCTTGACGTAAAGCAGTATCTCGCTAACCAGCGTCAGGGTACAGCTAAGTCTAAGGAGAGAAGCGAGATGAGCGGTTCTACTCGTAAGCTTGGTCGTCAGAAGGGCGGCGGTGGTGCTCGCCGTGGTGATATTAACTCACCTGTACTCGTAGGTGGTGCTCGCGTTTTTGGTCCTAAGCCACGTGATTACCGCTTCAAGCTCAACAAAAAAGTAAAGATTCTTGCTCGTAAGTCTGCTCTGTCTTATAAGGCACAGGAAAGCGCAATTGTAATGTTGGAAGATTTTACATTTGAGGCTCCAAAGACTAAAGAATTCTTAAGTATTATTAAGAATCTCAAAATTGAGGGCAAAAAAGTGCTCTTCGTTTTGCCAGAATCAAATAAAAACGTATATTTGTCTGCACGTAACTTACAGCGCGCTGAGGTTATCCTCGCATCTAACGTCAATTCGTACAAAGTTTTGAACGCTGATGTAGTAGTGATTACTGAAAAGTCGCTGGAGACTATCGACCAGATCTTAACAAAGTAA
- the rpsL gene encoding 30S ribosomal protein S12 → MPTISQLVRKGRRVLVDKSKSPALDSCPQRRGVCVRVYTTTPKKPNSAMRKVARVRLTNSKEVNSYIPGEGHNLQEHSIVLVRGGRVKDLPGVRYHIVRGTLDTAGVANRTQRRSKYGAKRPKAKK, encoded by the coding sequence ATGCCTACTATTTCACAGTTAGTAAGAAAAGGCAGACGAGTTCTTGTAGACAAGAGCAAGTCACCAGCTTTGGATTCTTGTCCTCAGCGTCGTGGTGTTTGTGTTCGTGTTTATACAACAACTCCTAAGAAGCCTAATTCAGCAATGCGTAAAGTTGCACGTGTACGTTTGACAAACTCAAAGGAAGTAAACTCTTATATTCCAGGAGAGGGTCACAACTTGCAGGAGCACTCAATTGTTTTGGTTCGCGGTGGTCGTGTAAAGGACCTTCCTGGTGTACGTTATCACATTGTCCGTGGTACACTTGATACTGCAGGTGTTGCAAATCGTACACAGCGTCGTTCTAAGTACGGAGCTAAGCGTCCTAAGGCAAAGAAGTAA
- the fusA gene encoding elongation factor G encodes MANRDLHLTRNIGIMAHIDAGKTTTSERILFYTGKTHKIGEVHDGAATMDWMAQEQERGITITSAATTCNWNYLGKSYKINLIDTPGHVDFTAEVERSLRVLDGAVATYSAADGVQPQSETVWRQADKYNVPRIGYVNKMDRSGANFFETVQQMKDILGANPIAIQIPIGAEENFKGVVDLIKMKAILWHDETMGAEYDVEDIPADLADEAAEWRDKLLEGAANFDDEVMELYLDGKDVPEEKILAAIRKGCCAMECCPMLLGSSYKNKGVQPLLDYVCAFLPSPMDTPNIIGTNPDTEEEEDRKPSEDEPTSALAFKIATDPFMGRLVFFRVYSGKVVAGSYVYNPRSGKRERISRLFQMNSKQEIPMESIDAGDIGAGVGFKDIRTGDTLCDEEHPIVLESMTFPDTVISIAVEPKSQADIAKMDNGLAKLAEEDPTFTVRTDEQSGQTIISGMGELHLDIIIDRLKREFKVECNQGKPQVNYKEAITKTAQSRETYKKQSGGRGKFACIDVTIGPKDEDYKEGDLQFINEVKGGNVPKEFIPSVQKGFADCLSNGVLGGFPMTGLKVTLTDGSFHPVDSDQLSFELVAHQAFKVLCPKAGPVLMEPIMKVEVVTPEENMGDVIGDLNKRRGLVQGMEEGRSGARIVKAMVPLAEMFGYVTALRTITSGRATSSMEYDHHAPLSSTIAKAVLEEVKGHAELL; translated from the coding sequence ATGGCAAATCGCGATTTACATTTGACTCGTAACATCGGTATCATGGCGCATATCGATGCTGGTAAGACAACAACTTCTGAGCGTATTTTGTTCTATACAGGTAAGACTCATAAGATTGGTGAGGTACACGATGGTGCTGCTACAATGGACTGGATGGCCCAGGAGCAGGAGCGTGGTATTACTATCACTTCTGCTGCTACAACTTGTAACTGGAACTATCTCGGTAAGTCTTATAAGATCAACTTGATCGATACTCCGGGACACGTTGACTTCACTGCTGAGGTTGAGCGTTCACTCCGTGTCCTTGATGGTGCTGTTGCTACATATTCTGCAGCTGATGGTGTTCAGCCTCAGTCCGAGACTGTATGGCGTCAGGCTGATAAGTACAATGTACCTCGTATCGGTTATGTAAACAAGATGGACCGTTCTGGTGCTAACTTCTTCGAGACAGTTCAGCAGATGAAGGATATCTTGGGCGCTAATCCAATTGCTATTCAGATTCCTATTGGTGCAGAGGAGAACTTCAAGGGTGTAGTTGACCTCATTAAGATGAAGGCTATTCTTTGGCACGATGAGACTATGGGTGCTGAGTATGATGTTGAGGATATCCCTGCAGACTTGGCTGACGAGGCTGCTGAGTGGCGTGATAAGCTCCTTGAGGGCGCTGCTAACTTCGATGATGAGGTTATGGAACTTTATCTCGATGGTAAGGATGTTCCAGAGGAGAAGATTCTTGCTGCTATCCGTAAGGGTTGCTGTGCTATGGAGTGCTGCCCAATGTTGCTCGGTTCTTCATACAAGAACAAGGGTGTTCAGCCATTGCTCGACTATGTATGTGCATTCTTGCCTTCACCAATGGATACTCCAAATATCATCGGTACTAACCCTGATACTGAGGAGGAAGAGGATCGTAAGCCATCTGAGGATGAGCCAACATCTGCTCTCGCATTTAAGATTGCTACAGACCCATTCATGGGCCGCTTGGTATTCTTCCGTGTTTATTCAGGTAAGGTTGTTGCTGGTTCTTATGTTTACAACCCACGTTCAGGTAAGCGCGAGCGTATCAGCCGTCTGTTCCAGATGAACTCTAAGCAGGAAATTCCAATGGAGTCTATCGATGCTGGTGATATCGGTGCAGGTGTAGGTTTCAAGGATATTCGTACAGGTGATACTCTCTGTGATGAGGAGCACCCAATCGTATTGGAGTCTATGACATTCCCTGATACTGTGATTTCTATCGCAGTTGAGCCAAAGAGCCAGGCAGACATCGCTAAGATGGATAATGGTCTCGCTAAGTTGGCTGAGGAGGACCCAACCTTCACTGTTCGTACAGATGAGCAGAGCGGTCAGACAATTATCTCTGGTATGGGTGAGCTCCACTTGGATATCATCATCGACCGTTTGAAGCGTGAGTTCAAGGTTGAGTGTAACCAGGGTAAGCCTCAGGTTAACTATAAGGAGGCTATCACTAAGACTGCTCAGAGCCGTGAGACTTACAAGAAGCAGTCTGGTGGTCGTGGTAAGTTCGCTTGTATCGATGTAACCATCGGTCCTAAGGACGAGGATTACAAGGAGGGTGACTTGCAGTTCATCAACGAGGTTAAGGGTGGTAACGTTCCTAAGGAATTCATCCCATCTGTACAGAAGGGTTTCGCTGACTGCTTGTCAAATGGTGTACTCGGTGGTTTCCCAATGACAGGTTTGAAGGTGACTTTGACCGATGGTAGCTTCCACCCAGTTGACTCTGACCAGTTGTCATTCGAGTTGGTAGCACATCAGGCATTCAAGGTACTTTGCCCTAAGGCTGGTCCTGTTTTGATGGAGCCTATCATGAAGGTAGAGGTTGTTACTCCAGAAGAGAACATGGGTGACGTAATCGGTGACTTGAACAAGCGCCGTGGTCTCGTTCAGGGTATGGAAGAAGGTCGTAGCGGTGCTCGCATCGTAAAGGCAATGGTTCCATTGGCTGAAATGTTCGGTTATGTAACAGCTTTGCGTACTATCACTTCTGGTCGTGCAACAAGTTCTATGGAGTACGATCATCATGCACCTCTTTCTTCAACAATTGCTAAGGCTGTGTTGGAGGAGGTTAAGGGTCACGCAGAACTCCTTTAA
- the rplC gene encoding 50S ribosomal protein L3 encodes MPGLIGKKIGMTSVFSADGKNIPCTVIEVGPCVVTQVKTVEKDGYKAYQLGFEEAKEKRTSQPMMGIFKKAGTTPKKHLAEFKFDEEYNLGDTITVEIFNDCKFVDVIGTSKGKGFQGVVKRHGFGGVGQSTHGQDDRARKPGSIGACSYPAKVFKGMRMGGQMGGDRVTTQNLQVLKVIPEQNLLIVKGSFAGCKGSTVLIEK; translated from the coding sequence ATGCCAGGATTAATTGGAAAGAAAATCGGAATGACATCCGTTTTCAGTGCCGACGGTAAGAATATTCCGTGCACTGTTATCGAAGTAGGTCCTTGTGTTGTAACCCAGGTTAAAACTGTAGAAAAGGATGGTTACAAGGCTTATCAGTTAGGTTTCGAAGAGGCAAAGGAGAAGCGTACTTCTCAGCCTATGATGGGAATCTTCAAGAAGGCAGGCACAACACCTAAGAAGCACTTGGCCGAGTTCAAGTTTGATGAGGAGTACAACCTCGGTGACACAATTACAGTTGAAATCTTCAACGATTGCAAGTTCGTTGATGTAATTGGTACATCAAAGGGTAAAGGCTTCCAGGGCGTTGTTAAGCGTCACGGATTCGGTGGTGTAGGTCAGTCTACTCACGGTCAGGATGACCGCGCTCGTAAGCCGGGATCTATTGGTGCTTGTTCTTACCCTGCAAAGGTATTCAAGGGTATGCGCATGGGCGGCCAAATGGGAGGTGATAGAGTTACAACTCAGAACCTTCAGGTGTTAAAGGTAATTCCAGAGCAGAATCTTCTTATTGTTAAGGGTTCTTTCGCTGGATGCAAAGGTTCAACTGTTTTAATTGAGAAATAA
- the rpsG gene encoding 30S ribosomal protein S7, translating into MRKAKPKKRVILPDPVFNDQKVSKFVNHLMYDGKKNTSYEIFYNALDIVKAKMSNEEKSALEIWKQALDNITPQVEVKSRRIGGATFQVPTEIRPDRKESISMKNLILFARKRGGKTMADKLAAEIMDAFNNQGGAFKRKEDMHRMAEANRAFAHFRF; encoded by the coding sequence ATGAGAAAAGCAAAACCAAAGAAGAGAGTGATCCTTCCAGATCCTGTCTTCAATGACCAGAAGGTCTCAAAGTTCGTAAATCATTTGATGTATGATGGAAAGAAGAATACATCTTATGAGATTTTCTACAATGCACTTGATATTGTAAAGGCTAAGATGTCTAACGAGGAAAAGTCTGCTCTTGAAATCTGGAAGCAGGCACTTGATAATATTACTCCTCAGGTAGAGGTTAAGAGCCGTCGTATCGGTGGTGCAACCTTCCAGGTTCCTACAGAGATTCGTCCTGATCGTAAGGAAAGTATTTCTATGAAGAATCTTATTCTTTTTGCACGTAAGCGCGGTGGTAAGACTATGGCTGATAAGCTTGCTGCAGAGATCATGGATGCTTTTAATAATCAGGGTGGTGCATTTAAGCGTAAGGAGGATATGCATCGTATGGCTGAGGCTAACCGTGCGTTCGCTCACTTTAGATTCTAA